The nucleotide window CATAAACTCCTGAATGTCCAGATTATTATCTGCATGTTGACCACCGTTCAGGATATTCATCTGTGGAACCGGAAGGAGCTTTGCCTTTTTCCCTCCGATATATTCATATAAAGGAATCTTCTTGGAGAAAGCACAGGCTTTAGCCACCGCTAAGGAGACGCCAAGAATAGCATTCGCGCCTAAGTTCCTTTTGTTTTCAGTCCCGTCCAAATCCAGGAGGAACTTGTCCAGCTTCCTCTGGTCAAACGGGTTTAATTTTG belongs to Candidatus Zixiibacteriota bacterium and includes:
- the eno gene encoding phosphopyruvate hydratase (catalyzes the formation of phosphoenolpyruvate from 2-phospho-D-glycerate in glycolysis), with translation MAGIKRCLGREVLDSRGNPTVEVEVELRNGAMGRAIVPSGASTGVHEALELRDGDKTRYLGKGVRQAVENVNKKIAPKLVRSKLNPFDQRKLDKFLLDLDGTENKRNLGANAILGVSLAVAKACAFSKKIPLYEYIGGKKAKLLPVPQMNILNGGQHADNNLDIQEFM